The Deltaproteobacteria bacterium genomic sequence GGAAGAAATTGATAGGGATGATGTACGATCTTTATTCTTTTTTGCCTGGCTCTCCATTCTCGAAGAAGTTAGCTACACTAGAAAGGATGGGCAATATCTTCGATGGGATTTTCGCTCAAACCGGCGTTTAGAATCAAAATTTAACAAAGGAACCATTCCTGACTTACGATCATCAATTCTAAACAAATTATATCTAATGCATGAAGATATAAAAAGAAGAAAAAAGCGGATAGATTTTCGAAAGATGAAAATTATAGATGGTTCTTGTCTTACTGAATTACCTAAATTACCAGATGCATCTATTGATTTAATTATTACTTCCCCTCCTTATTGTAACCGCTATGATTATACTCGAACCTATGCACTCGAATTAGCCTTTCTTGGTTACACCGATGACGGCATCAAAAAATTGCGACAAACACTTCTTTCTGCCACAGTAGAAAACAAAACCAAGCGCAAACAATTAGCTGAAGAATATAACTCAATGAACAGAATGAATCATTATAATTCTGCTCTCAATACATTCTATAACCAGAAAGCATTACAAGAAATTTTGAATCTGCTTAATACCGCTCGGGAAAAAAGAAGATTGAATAATAACAACATACCCAACATGGTAGAGAATTATTTTTTTGAAATGAACTTGGTTATCCAAGAACTTGGACGAATTCTTGCTCCAAACGGTCATGTGATTATGGTCAATGACAATGTCCAGTATTACGGAGAAGAAATACCAGTAGACTTAATTCTTTCGGATTTTGCTACTAGTGCAGGTCTTTCCGTTGAAATGATTTGGGTTTTACAAAAGGGCAAAGGTAACAGCAGTCAGCAAATGGGTAATCATGGGAGAAATGAACTAAGAAAATGTACTTATATTTGGTCGAAATAAAATCATGACCAATACCTATACTGAAAAACTTCGCCTTGTTAAATCACTTTTAATTGTAACCTCCCTCCAAAAGAGAAAAGATTTAAAAGCTATCAACCTTATTCAGGAATATGGGAAAGAGCTTCATTGGAAGCCTCTAGAACACTTGCTAATTGAGCAGCAGATTTGGAAATATGCTGTTGAGAACAAGGATTATGACCCAAAATTTGTATTTTGTCATCCTAACATCCTTTTATCCCACCCTACCACAAGCTTATATTATCGGGGTCTATGTGGACTGTCTATAAAAGCAGCAAAGG encodes the following:
- a CDS encoding site-specific DNA-methyltransferase, which codes for MSEASARKKITAATRIPNYERLALHSRYSSKLITNPELTRALVSFQANKNSPFYRWLKYKEAFSSDFVKYILQKFPTIANSPPRVLDPFAGVGTTLTIAVRMGCKAIGIELLPVGTTAIRARLIAEKVNLKSFEYYLKKLEELPFDTHRSNGYQFPHLRITKNAFPKQTEKAFSAYSAFLEEIDRDDVRSLFFFAWLSILEEVSYTRKDGQYLRWDFRSNRRLESKFNKGTIPDLRSSILNKLYLMHEDIKRRKKRIDFRKMKIIDGSCLTELPKLPDASIDLIITSPPYCNRYDYTRTYALELAFLGYTDDGIKKLRQTLLSATVENKTKRKQLAEEYNSMNRMNHYNSALNTFYNQKALQEILNLLNTAREKRRLNNNNIPNMVENYFFEMNLVIQELGRILAPNGHVIMVNDNVQYYGEEIPVDLILSDFATSAGLSVEMIWVLQKGKGNSSQQMGNHGRNELRKCTYIWSK